From Polynucleobacter sp. MWH-Braz-FAM2G, a single genomic window includes:
- a CDS encoding glycosyltransferase family 2 protein, whose product MTAYNRADYLECAILSIINQTYTNLEIIVSLDLSECEETQNIVMKYAAQDVRIKPYFHKKRVGAGANIRHVLTLATGEYFAWADEDDYRDPKWFERVIRLFDRPDAVIGMSNIVSVNSLDQIFRIYKPFNYEGIRLARVARYFLAEERNGKSNIVCGMFKTSFIRKTKHWSLYTFNRYEGGDLLFCLDCVQRGNIYVDTSVNLYKRLPKYTDEFLKSGPNHFEKAKRYFEYMLSCIEVVNGVMPKLLLLALIPVRTVRTLFFQIKTQLISRLKNL is encoded by the coding sequence ATTACCGCTTACAACAGGGCTGATTATCTTGAATGCGCGATTCTGAGTATTATTAATCAGACTTACACGAATTTAGAGATTATCGTTTCGCTAGACCTTTCTGAATGCGAAGAAACTCAAAATATTGTGATGAAATATGCAGCTCAGGACGTTCGTATAAAACCATATTTCCATAAAAAGAGAGTTGGGGCGGGAGCAAATATTCGGCATGTGTTGACCTTAGCAACAGGCGAATATTTTGCTTGGGCTGACGAAGATGATTATCGAGATCCCAAATGGTTTGAGCGGGTTATTAGGCTTTTTGATCGACCAGATGCTGTTATTGGAATGAGTAATATTGTTTCAGTCAATTCTCTTGATCAAATATTTCGTATTTACAAGCCTTTTAACTACGAGGGTATTCGGCTCGCAAGAGTTGCTCGGTATTTTCTTGCGGAAGAGAGGAATGGGAAATCTAATATTGTTTGCGGAATGTTTAAAACATCTTTTATAAGAAAAACCAAACATTGGAGTTTATATACTTTTAATAGGTACGAAGGGGGGGATTTATTGTTCTGTTTGGACTGCGTGCAACGCGGGAACATTTACGTTGATACCAGTGTAAACCTCTATAAACGTCTACCAAAATACACTGATGAATTCTTAAAAAGCGGTCCAAATCACTTTGAAAAAGCCAAAAGATACTTCGAATATATGTTAAGCTGTATCGAGGTCGTCAACGGTGTAATGCCAAAGCTTTTGTTGCTTGCACTCATTCCGGTTCGCACAGTACGAACTTTGTTTTTTCAAATTAAAACGCAGTTAATATCGAGGTTAAAAAATTTGTAA
- a CDS encoding NAD(P)-dependent oxidoreductase codes for MKAVITGGLGHIGSRLIRELPIVFPSMAVVIVDNLATQRYVSLFNLPSTVKYYFVQGDVTQIDLAPVFAGADVVIHLAALTDPGASFDHPEAMEQINYAATQRVAEACVEAGVPLIHASSTSVYGTEKDSVDEFCGPEDISPQSPYAEIKHKEELFVKDLCHSGSLRGMSFRFGTIFGISPGMRFHTAVNKFCWQAAMGQPLSVWNTAYDQMRPYLDLGDAVRAIQFVIQHQLFDGGIYNAVSINISVRDVVDTIGRYIPNLKIELVDSRIMNTLSYRVLNTRLTRHGFLFQGGLDEAVRTTLQQLRNANSVCV; via the coding sequence GTGAAGGCGGTTATCACTGGCGGCCTTGGTCATATTGGATCACGCCTGATCCGCGAATTGCCAATAGTTTTTCCAAGTATGGCAGTTGTCATTGTCGATAATCTAGCAACTCAGCGCTACGTGTCCCTATTTAATTTGCCGTCAACTGTAAAATATTATTTTGTGCAGGGCGATGTCACCCAGATTGATCTTGCGCCGGTCTTCGCTGGTGCTGATGTAGTCATCCATCTTGCAGCGCTAACTGACCCGGGGGCTAGCTTCGATCATCCCGAAGCAATGGAACAAATTAATTATGCAGCAACTCAGCGTGTGGCTGAAGCGTGTGTAGAGGCTGGTGTGCCGCTGATTCACGCTTCTTCCACCAGTGTTTATGGAACAGAGAAAGATAGCGTGGACGAATTTTGTGGTCCTGAGGATATCTCACCGCAAAGCCCCTACGCAGAAATAAAACACAAGGAAGAGCTCTTCGTCAAGGACCTGTGCCACAGTGGCAGCCTCAGGGGTATGAGCTTTCGCTTTGGTACCATCTTTGGTATATCTCCCGGTATGCGCTTCCATACGGCAGTAAACAAGTTTTGCTGGCAGGCGGCCATGGGACAACCCTTGTCTGTTTGGAATACTGCTTACGATCAGATGCGCCCTTATCTCGACCTAGGAGATGCCGTGCGCGCCATACAATTTGTCATCCAACATCAGCTTTTCGACGGCGGTATTTACAATGCAGTTTCAATTAATATAAGTGTGCGCGATGTCGTGGATACCATAGGTCGGTATATCCCTAATCTGAAAATCGAGTTAGTGGACAGTCGCATTATGAATACCCTCTCCTACCGCGTGCTCAATACTCGCCTGACCCGGCATGGCTTCTTGTTTCAGGGCGGGCTAGATGAAGCAGTACGGACCACCTTGCAGCAGTTGAGAAATGCAAACTCAGTGTGTGTTTAA
- a CDS encoding DegT/DnrJ/EryC1/StrS aminotransferase family protein, with product MNSITELFGPSITELELKTVMDAMQNGWYGSQKYWYVEKFEREFAQYHGRKYAMMTPNCTSAIHLLLLGLGIGPGDEVIVPECTWIASATNITHIGAKTVFADIDENTWCMSAESLERVITPKTKAVIVVDLYGNMPDMDAIRSVTKKHGIYLIEDAAGALGSVYRDKRAGSFGIGSVFSFHRTKTITTGEGGMLLIDDQKLYERCHFLRDHGRSRDKHYFNDEVAYKYMPCNLLGSLGYAQFQRVEELVQAKRHLLECYRLVFADVPDLYLNPEPPEGRNGAWCTALIFGRSHKINKEYIISELAKRGFEGRPFFYPLSSMPAYGSRGAEMALKNPIAYDLSCRGICLPAAFRTSDTQLLEYSNAIRSVLGLAPKIDLNE from the coding sequence ATGAATTCAATAACAGAGCTTTTTGGCCCCTCGATAACAGAACTTGAGCTTAAGACAGTCATGGATGCAATGCAAAATGGCTGGTATGGCAGTCAAAAGTATTGGTATGTCGAGAAATTCGAGAGGGAATTCGCCCAATACCACGGCCGAAAATACGCCATGATGACGCCTAACTGCACCTCAGCAATTCATTTGCTGCTATTGGGCCTAGGCATTGGTCCTGGTGACGAAGTCATCGTACCCGAGTGCACTTGGATTGCTTCCGCGACGAATATTACTCACATCGGTGCCAAGACTGTATTTGCCGATATTGATGAAAATACTTGGTGTATGTCGGCGGAGAGTCTAGAGCGCGTCATCACCCCAAAGACCAAAGCGGTCATTGTCGTCGATCTGTATGGCAACATGCCTGATATGGATGCTATCCGTAGCGTGACCAAAAAGCACGGAATTTATCTCATAGAGGATGCAGCCGGTGCGCTAGGCTCTGTTTATCGCGACAAAAGGGCCGGCAGCTTTGGCATAGGCTCAGTGTTTAGCTTTCACCGTACAAAGACCATCACTACTGGCGAGGGCGGCATGCTACTGATCGATGACCAAAAACTGTACGAGCGTTGCCATTTCCTGCGTGACCATGGCCGTTCTAGGGATAAACACTACTTCAACGATGAGGTGGCATACAAATATATGCCCTGTAACCTACTGGGCTCACTCGGTTATGCCCAGTTCCAACGTGTGGAAGAGCTAGTGCAAGCCAAGCGCCACTTGCTTGAGTGCTACCGTCTAGTTTTTGCCGATGTGCCAGACTTATATTTAAATCCTGAGCCTCCTGAGGGGAGAAATGGGGCTTGGTGTACTGCTCTAATCTTCGGCCGTAGCCACAAAATCAACAAGGAATATATAATAAGTGAGCTTGCCAAGAGGGGCTTCGAAGGTCGTCCCTTCTTCTATCCACTAAGCAGTATGCCGGCCTACGGTAGTCGTGGCGCTGAGATGGCCCTTAAGAACCCCATTGCCTACGACCTCTCATGCCGCGGTATCTGTCTACCTGCCGCATTCAGAACCAGCGACACCCAATTGCTTGAATACAGCAACGCTATCCGATCCGTACTCGGTCTGGCGCCGAAAATCGATTTGAATGAATAA
- a CDS encoding FdtA/QdtA family cupin domain-containing protein — protein sequence MNNLDNIRFVDVPCYPDRQGLLVAYNEISDFGIDIRRVFVVAGHANSMRGKHAHKALTQILICVQGTCCVVCDDGTQRREFILDQANRALILPNGIWSEQFYVEEGTVLVVLCDLQYDESDYIRDYESYLAFRKRGVA from the coding sequence ATGAATAATCTGGATAATATCCGCTTTGTTGATGTCCCCTGCTATCCCGACAGGCAGGGCTTGCTTGTTGCTTATAATGAGATTTCTGATTTTGGAATCGATATACGGCGCGTCTTTGTTGTCGCAGGACATGCCAATTCGATGCGAGGTAAGCATGCTCACAAAGCACTTACACAGATTTTGATATGTGTGCAGGGTACTTGCTGCGTTGTCTGCGATGATGGTACTCAGCGCAGAGAGTTCATACTTGATCAGGCCAATCGCGCCCTCATCCTTCCGAATGGCATCTGGTCCGAACAATTCTATGTCGAAGAGGGCACGGTTCTTGTCGTACTGTGTGATTTGCAGTACGATGAAAGCGACTATATACGCGACTATGAATCTTATCTAGCTTTCCGTAAACGAGGCGTTGCGTGA